One region of Natronorubrum aibiense genomic DNA includes:
- a CDS encoding AbrB/MazE/SpoVT family DNA-binding domain-containing protein has translation MSDDHISAESTVSGTQANIPARIRRELEIDDGDHLRWQIEDDGCIRIQVIQQQTGTFAEFDGYDGETATNVTAEHGAWGVDIE, from the coding sequence ATGAGTGATGATCACATCAGTGCCGAAAGCACGGTTTCGGGAACCCAGGCGAATATTCCCGCTCGAATTCGCCGTGAACTCGAGATCGATGATGGTGATCACCTTCGCTGGCAAATCGAGGATGATGGATGTATTCGTATTCAGGTCATTCAGCAGCAAACAGGAACGTTTGCCGAGTTCGACGGGTACGACGGGGAGACAGCGACGAATGTGACCGCCGAACATGGCGCCTGGGGCGTCGATATCGAGTGA
- a CDS encoding PIN domain-containing protein translates to MITVTYSRSDSVRFLDSSFLVDLLQPTCDHHEDAVEYLNSNSDGAFGAPTPVLYEIYRHAAWAGGKDQLEETTEALDLVDPVPFTEPATRESALVRAKFLADGNTINEQDIMIAGVVRESGAALLTRDSDFKKIPDLDVEYYADADSD, encoded by the coding sequence TTGATCACGGTCACGTACTCGAGGAGCGACAGCGTGAGATTTTTGGACAGTAGCTTTCTCGTCGATCTGCTTCAGCCAACGTGTGATCACCACGAGGACGCTGTCGAATATCTCAACTCGAACTCGGATGGGGCATTCGGTGCACCGACACCGGTGCTGTACGAGATATACCGGCATGCAGCATGGGCCGGTGGGAAGGATCAACTTGAGGAGACTACCGAAGCTCTCGATTTAGTTGATCCTGTGCCGTTCACCGAACCTGCAACTCGAGAATCGGCGCTGGTCAGAGCTAAATTTCTGGCAGATGGCAATACGATCAACGAACAGGATATCATGATTGCGGGTGTTGTACGTGAGTCCGGCGCGGCATTACTGACTCGAGACAGTGATTTCAAAAAGATCCCCGATCTCGATGTCGAGTACTACGCCGACGCCGATTCTGACTAG